The following are from one region of the Falsirhodobacter halotolerans genome:
- a CDS encoding SDR family oxidoreductase: MTTGTAIVTGAAGDIGQAIARRLLQDHADVILVDRDAEGLADVAATLGPRARTVVADVTREADMPRILAAMTGPLRTLVNNAGAARGESLAATDPEGWAADQALNLTAPWLMFRACAPHLTGGSVVNIASVNGMGVFGHPAYSAAKAGMIHLTRLIAVEYGSRGIRANTVAPGTVRTRAWAARAAANPDVFAEAAAHYPLGRIATPEDVAEAVGFLASDLARAITGVCLPVDGGLTAGTPSLARTFTQSDDYRSV; encoded by the coding sequence ATGACAACCGGCACCGCCATCGTGACGGGGGCTGCGGGCGATATCGGCCAAGCCATCGCCCGGCGGCTGTTGCAGGACCATGCCGATGTGATCCTGGTCGATCGGGACGCGGAAGGGCTGGCCGATGTGGCGGCGACCCTTGGCCCCCGCGCGCGGACCGTGGTGGCCGATGTCACCCGCGAGGCGGACATGCCGCGCATTCTGGCGGCGATGACCGGACCCTTGCGGACCTTGGTCAACAATGCGGGGGCCGCGCGGGGCGAAAGCCTGGCCGCGACCGACCCCGAGGGGTGGGCGGCGGATCAGGCGCTGAACCTGACCGCGCCATGGCTGATGTTTCGCGCCTGCGCGCCGCATCTGACCGGGGGGTCGGTGGTCAACATCGCCTCGGTCAACGGGATGGGGGTGTTCGGGCACCCGGCCTATTCGGCGGCGAAGGCGGGGATGATCCATCTGACGCGGCTGATCGCGGTGGAATACGGATCGCGCGGCATTCGCGCCAACACCGTGGCCCCCGGCACCGTCCGCACCCGCGCATGGGCCGCCCGCGCCGCCGCCAACCCCGACGTCTTTGCCGAAGCCGCCGCCCATTACCCCCTTGGCCGCATCGCCACGCCCGAGGATGTGGCCGAGGCAGTGGGGTTTCTGGCCTCGGATCTTGCCCGTGCGATCACGGGCGTCTGCCTGCCCGTGGATGGCGGGCTCACGGCGGGCACGCCATCGCTGGCCCGCACCTTCACCCAAAGCGACGATTACAGGAGCGTATGA
- a CDS encoding beta-N-acetylhexosaminidase: MMLHLDNAWHPDPAPAGTWEMSLTNLTDAAISAFTLQVTSITRVVGEGEPENGRLLHRNANYHSFAPPEGLVLAPGAAWTFRIAGLNRSPFHRNDAAKTAWVTMDGAHHPVSVGDLMLKGSVPALPPPRLPEGRLTVPVALLPWPQKIEVDTAPAPVILTAAEGTSVADRRLMLAVDGVHARLFPTARRVFTLTRADGDRALVFAQGEMPAGGYRLDFGATVTLTAGDEDGRRHGLVTLAHMLHGAFTDPAFGFPVSGHIEDAPRYDWRGCHLDVSRAFFPVADVLRFVDILAWHKLNIFHWHLADDEAFRPEILGLPQVTTVGVTRGPDLPAMLPQLGNGVAVVDGHYTQDDLRGVIAHATALGVEVVPEIDIPGHCAALLAACPELVDPDEPAESYHPVQGFPNNALNPAMPATWTVLETIFDELCAIFPSEYFHIGGDEVAKGAWLDSPKARALMQREGLAGTFELQSWFLTKVKAMLAARGKTLVGWNEVAHGGGVPPEGTVLMAWEKPEVGIELAQQGYDVVMTPGQAYYLDMVQGADWLENGAGWAGPVPPEQTYAYEAEGDFPADLRSHMRGVQACIWCEHYTTRAWFNDLVFPRLPAVAEAAWTQGAAKDWLRFARQVRLHPVL; encoded by the coding sequence ATGATGCTGCATCTGGACAACGCCTGGCACCCGGACCCCGCCCCCGCAGGAACGTGGGAAATGAGCCTGACGAACCTGACCGATGCGGCGATATCGGCGTTCACGTTGCAGGTGACGTCCATCACGCGCGTCGTGGGGGAAGGGGAGCCGGAGAACGGCCGCCTGCTGCACCGCAACGCAAACTATCACAGCTTCGCCCCGCCCGAGGGGTTGGTGCTGGCCCCCGGTGCCGCCTGGACCTTCCGCATCGCCGGGCTGAACCGCTCGCCCTTTCACCGCAACGACGCGGCCAAGACGGCGTGGGTGACGATGGACGGTGCGCATCATCCGGTGTCGGTGGGGGACCTGATGCTGAAAGGGTCGGTGCCTGCCCTGCCCCCGCCGCGCCTGCCCGAAGGTCGGCTGACCGTGCCCGTGGCCCTGCTGCCCTGGCCGCAAAAGATCGAGGTGGACACCGCACCCGCCCCCGTCATCCTGACCGCCGCCGAAGGGACGAGCGTGGCGGATCGCCGCCTGATGCTGGCCGTCGATGGTGTGCACGCGCGGCTGTTTCCCACCGCGCGGCGGGTGTTCACGCTGACGCGGGCCGACGGGGACCGGGCGCTGGTCTTTGCGCAGGGCGAGATGCCCGCGGGCGGCTATCGGCTGGATTTCGGCGCCACGGTGACGTTGACGGCGGGCGATGAGGATGGGCGGCGGCACGGGCTGGTCACGCTGGCGCATATGCTGCACGGCGCGTTCACCGATCCGGCCTTCGGATTCCCTGTGTCGGGCCATATCGAGGACGCGCCGCGCTATGACTGGCGCGGGTGCCATCTGGACGTGTCGCGCGCGTTCTTTCCCGTGGCGGACGTCTTGCGTTTCGTGGACATTCTGGCGTGGCACAAGCTGAACATTTTCCACTGGCATCTGGCCGATGACGAGGCGTTTCGCCCCGAAATCCTGGGCCTGCCGCAGGTGACGACGGTGGGGGTGACGCGCGGGCCCGACCTTCCCGCGATGCTGCCGCAACTGGGCAACGGGGTTGCGGTCGTGGACGGGCATTACACGCAGGACGACCTGCGCGGCGTGATCGCCCATGCCACGGCCCTGGGCGTGGAGGTGGTGCCCGAGATCGACATTCCCGGCCACTGCGCCGCCCTTCTGGCCGCCTGCCCCGAGCTGGTGGACCCGGACGAACCGGCCGAAAGCTATCACCCCGTGCAGGGGTTTCCGAACAACGCCCTCAACCCCGCGATGCCCGCCACCTGGACGGTGCTGGAGACGATTTTCGACGAATTGTGCGCCATCTTTCCGTCCGAATACTTCCATATCGGCGGGGATGAGGTGGCCAAGGGTGCCTGGCTTGACAGTCCCAAGGCGCGGGCCCTGATGCAGCGCGAGGGGCTGGCCGGCACGTTTGAATTGCAAAGCTGGTTCCTGACGAAGGTGAAGGCGATGCTGGCGGCGCGTGGCAAGACGCTGGTCGGCTGGAACGAGGTGGCGCATGGCGGCGGCGTTCCGCCCGAGGGGACCGTGCTGATGGCATGGGAAAAGCCCGAGGTGGGGATCGAATTGGCACAGCAGGGCTATGACGTGGTGATGACCCCCGGTCAGGCCTATTACCTCGACATGGTGCAAGGAGCCGACTGGCTGGAGAACGGCGCGGGTTGGGCGGGGCCGGTGCCGCCCGAACAAACCTACGCCTATGAGGCGGAGGGCGATTTCCCGGCGGATCTTCGGTCCCACATGCGCGGGGTGCAAGCCTGCATCTGGTGCGAGCATTACACCACCCGCGCCTGGTTCAACGATCTGGTCTTCCCCCGCCTGCCCGCCGTGGCCGAAGCGGCCTGGACACAAGGCGCGGCCAAGGATTGGCTGCGGTTCGCACGGCAGGTTCGCCTGCATCCGGTGCTGTGA
- a CDS encoding M81 family metallopeptidase, with the protein MRIAVGGLHTECSTYSPVLMREEDFRILRGEGLVAHDYFAFLADHDVTIAPLLHARAIAGGPVAGPTYAAFKAEFLERLTAALPVDGVYLAMHGAMYVDGMEDAEGDFITAVRDLAGDVPIAASYDLHGNVSARIVDALDMFAAYRTAPHIDVGETMQAAFGMLLRALREGERPGIAWAKVPLLLPGERSSTEDAPAAGLYASLPARDHGPGVWRADLMIGYVWADEPRATACAVVTGTDRAAAADTARAIAADMWAAREAFGFGPVTGPLEEMLDIAARTTTAPVILADSGDNPTGGGVGDRADVLAALIARGWRDALVAGIADAPATAVCFDAGPGAELSLRIGATLDPSGVRVEHAARVLRLGEAPSPAERQAVIAIDGITVVLAAKRRPYHNLSDFAALGLDPTGVRLLVVKSGYLSPDLAPIASPNLMALTPGVVDQDIPRLSNTRRPPGTLPFDIRQDFTPQPKTSVRFP; encoded by the coding sequence ATGCGGATCGCGGTCGGGGGTCTGCACACCGAATGCTCCACCTATTCCCCCGTGCTGATGAGGGAGGAGGATTTCCGCATCCTGCGCGGCGAAGGTCTGGTGGCGCACGACTATTTCGCGTTTCTGGCAGATCATGATGTGACCATCGCCCCGCTGCTGCACGCGCGCGCCATTGCGGGCGGGCCGGTGGCGGGCCCGACCTATGCCGCGTTCAAGGCCGAGTTTCTGGAGCGGCTGACGGCAGCCTTGCCGGTGGATGGCGTCTATCTGGCGATGCATGGCGCGATGTATGTGGACGGGATGGAGGATGCGGAGGGCGATTTCATCACCGCCGTGCGCGATCTGGCGGGCGATGTACCGATTGCCGCAAGCTATGACCTGCACGGCAATGTCTCGGCCCGGATCGTGGATGCGCTGGACATGTTCGCCGCCTATCGCACCGCGCCGCATATCGATGTGGGGGAGACGATGCAGGCGGCGTTCGGAATGCTGCTGCGGGCCCTGCGCGAGGGGGAACGCCCGGGGATCGCCTGGGCCAAGGTGCCGCTGCTTCTGCCCGGCGAGCGATCCTCGACCGAGGATGCGCCGGCGGCGGGGTTGTATGCCAGCCTGCCCGCGCGGGACCATGGCCCCGGTGTGTGGCGCGCCGATCTGATGATCGGCTATGTCTGGGCGGATGAGCCGCGCGCGACGGCCTGCGCCGTAGTGACGGGCACCGACCGCGCCGCCGCGGCGGACACCGCCCGCGCCATTGCCGCCGACATGTGGGCCGCGCGCGAGGCCTTCGGCTTCGGCCCCGTGACCGGCCCGCTGGAGGAGATGCTGGACATCGCCGCACGAACCACGACCGCGCCCGTCATTCTGGCCGACAGCGGCGACAATCCGACCGGCGGTGGCGTGGGCGACCGGGCCGATGTGCTGGCCGCATTGATCGCGCGGGGGTGGCGGGATGCGCTGGTGGCGGGGATTGCCGATGCGCCCGCGACCGCCGTCTGTTTCGACGCAGGCCCGGGGGCCGAACTGTCGCTGCGGATCGGCGCCACGCTGGACCCCTCGGGTGTGCGGGTGGAACATGCGGCGCGGGTGCTGCGGCTGGGGGAGGCGCCCTCCCCTGCCGAGCGGCAGGCGGTGATCGCGATCGACGGGATCACCGTGGTGCTGGCAGCGAAACGGCGGCCGTATCACAACCTGTCGGATTTCGCGGCACTGGGTCTGGACCCGACGGGGGTGCGGCTGTTGGTGGTGAAATCGGGATATCTGTCGCCGGATCTTGCGCCGATCGCGTCCCCCAACCTGATGGCCCTGACGCCGGGGGTGGTGGATCAGGATATTCCCCGCCTGTCCAACACCCGGCGCCCGCCGGGAACCCTGCCGTTCGACATCCGACAGGACTTCACCCCGCAGCCCAAGACATCGGTGCGGTTTCCCTGA
- a CDS encoding MFS transporter has translation MLSALAPLRRHRVVRASAAAIFCYGFAGAATNPYQSVLAIRDLGFSNSGYATIALAAAVANVVSAIAIGMVSDRFHSYRAPLIFVALLGVLSYGAIWLAPHPIIFAAVTIGPMAVFHATNSLLFGNVRAHSARYSTTEADDINALMRMTISLAWVLVPGGVALILRDGSRLIDAWLIAACLAGACLAVILFWLEPDRRPVPEALPAGGTGTSPVAPTTGRPDRPAQVRGAKGAAMVELARLLNMPVMVRILGVALVSQALTVNGMALPLITTGRVGGTLADVGVVVGMVAGIEVVFMIVWIRLARRIPMMAALAAGMALYAAYLLWLAVAGAPWEVYAASVIGGVGAAGIIALPIGFLLDLIRDRPGLSASLIAVNMFLGSAIGAGIFAVGSALGGYGMATALSAGVGMGGTGLLAWLERRRE, from the coding sequence ATGCTGTCGGCCCTTGCGCCCCTGCGGCGGCATCGCGTGGTCCGCGCCTCGGCGGCGGCGATCTTTTGTTACGGCTTTGCCGGGGCGGCGACGAACCCCTATCAGTCGGTGCTGGCCATTCGCGATCTTGGGTTTTCCAACAGCGGATATGCCACCATCGCGCTGGCGGCGGCGGTCGCGAACGTGGTGTCGGCCATCGCCATCGGCATGGTGTCGGACCGGTTCCACAGCTATCGTGCGCCGCTGATCTTCGTGGCGCTTCTGGGGGTGCTGAGCTATGGGGCCATCTGGCTCGCCCCCCATCCGATCATCTTCGCCGCCGTCACGATCGGGCCCATGGCGGTCTTTCATGCGACGAATTCGTTGCTGTTCGGCAATGTGCGCGCCCATTCCGCCCGATATTCCACGACCGAGGCCGATGACATCAACGCCCTGATGCGCATGACGATCTCGCTTGCCTGGGTGCTGGTGCCGGGGGGCGTTGCGTTGATCCTGCGTGATGGCAGCCGGTTGATCGACGCGTGGCTGATCGCCGCCTGTCTGGCGGGGGCGTGTCTGGCCGTGATCCTGTTCTGGCTGGAGCCGGACCGCCGTCCTGTGCCCGAAGCCCTGCCGGCGGGCGGCACCGGCACCTCGCCCGTGGCCCCGACCACTGGACGGCCCGACCGCCCGGCGCAGGTGCGGGGCGCGAAGGGGGCGGCGATGGTGGAACTGGCGCGCCTGCTGAACATGCCCGTGATGGTCCGCATTCTGGGCGTGGCGCTGGTGTCGCAGGCATTGACGGTGAACGGGATGGCGCTGCCCTTGATCACGACCGGACGCGTGGGGGGCACGCTGGCGGATGTTGGGGTCGTCGTGGGGATGGTGGCGGGGATCGAGGTCGTGTTCATGATCGTCTGGATCCGTCTGGCGCGGCGGATTCCGATGATGGCGGCCTTGGCGGCGGGGATGGCGCTTTACGCGGCCTATCTCCTGTGGCTGGCGGTGGCGGGCGCCCCGTGGGAGGTTTATGCCGCAAGCGTCATCGGGGGTGTGGGGGCCGCGGGGATCATCGCCCTGCCCATCGGATTCCTTCTGGACCTGATCCGCGATCGACCGGGGCTTTCGGCGTCGTTGATCGCCGTGAACATGTTTCTGGGATCGGCCATCGGCGCGGGCATTTTCGCGGTGGGATCGGCGCTTGGGGGATACGGCATGGCCACCGCCCTGTCGGCGGGGGTCGGGATGGGCGGCACGGGCCTGCTTGCTTGGCTGGAACGGAGGCGGGAATGA
- a CDS encoding copper homeostasis protein CutC, with product MRIALEICVDDAAGLTAARDGGADRVELCAALALGGLTPSPGMMRLAAQAGLPAMAMIRPRAGDFVWFPAEVRVMADDIAAARAAGLAGVVIGASLPDGRLDVGVLALLMQAAKDMDVTLHRAVDLCPDPVQAMRTCVDLGIRRVLSSGGATSAAAGLARLRAMIGHGVTVMPGGGVTAQTIGALAGLPLTEVHASASVPAPEPTDARLAAFGFQPPGARQTDAARVAALRAALDHMPPG from the coding sequence ATGAGGATCGCGCTTGAGATTTGCGTGGATGACGCGGCGGGTCTGACCGCCGCACGGGACGGCGGCGCGGACCGGGTGGAGCTGTGCGCCGCGCTGGCGCTTGGCGGGCTGACCCCGTCGCCGGGGATGATGCGGCTGGCGGCGCAAGCGGGCCTTCCGGCGATGGCCATGATACGCCCGCGCGCCGGGGATTTCGTCTGGTTCCCGGCCGAGGTGCGGGTCATGGCCGACGACATCGCCGCCGCCCGCGCGGCGGGGTTGGCGGGGGTGGTGATCGGCGCGTCCCTGCCCGATGGCCGTCTGGATGTGGGTGTGCTGGCCCTTCTGATGCAGGCGGCCAAGGATATGGACGTGACCTTGCACCGCGCGGTCGATCTCTGCCCCGATCCGGTGCAAGCGATGCGGACCTGCGTGGATCTTGGCATTCGGCGTGTGCTGAGCTCGGGCGGGGCCACGAGTGCCGCCGCCGGGTTGGCGCGGCTGCGGGCGATGATCGGCCACGGCGTGACGGTGATGCCGGGGGGCGGCGTGACGGCGCAGACGATCGGCGCCTTGGCCGGATTGCCCTTGACCGAGGTTCATGCCTCGGCCTCCGTTCCCGCGCCGGAGCCGACCGATGCGCGGTTGGCGGCGTTCGGGTTTCAGCCGCCGGGTGCGCGCCAGACCGACGCCGCGCGCGTGGCCGCCCTTCGCGCCGCGTTGGATCACATGCCGCCGGGGTGA
- the nagB gene encoding glucosamine-6-phosphate deaminase, whose translation MKVLICGGAETAAGRAADLVAARLRRAPATTLGLATGGTMEAVYAALIARHRAGDCGFAAARSFNLDEYVGLAPDHPCSYWRYMREHLFGHVDFAPDRTHLPQGDAPDPQAEADRYEAAIRAAGDIGLQLLGIGANGHIGFNEPTSSLASLTRVKTLARATRAANARFFSGSEDVPRLAITMGIATILRAEEVVLLAVGEAKAEAVARMIEGPVSAFCPASALQTHRRVTVILDDAAAGQLALRDYYEDIHPGGM comes from the coding sequence GTGAAGGTCCTGATCTGCGGCGGGGCCGAAACGGCGGCCGGGCGGGCGGCGGATCTGGTCGCGGCCCGCCTGCGCCGCGCCCCCGCGACCACGTTGGGCCTCGCCACCGGGGGCACGATGGAAGCGGTCTATGCCGCGCTGATCGCCCGCCACCGGGCCGGGGATTGCGGGTTTGCCGCCGCGCGCAGCTTCAACCTTGACGAATATGTGGGCCTTGCGCCGGATCATCCCTGTTCCTACTGGCGCTACATGCGCGAGCATCTGTTCGGCCATGTCGATTTCGCGCCGGACCGCACCCATCTGCCGCAGGGCGATGCCCCCGATCCGCAGGCCGAGGCCGACCGTTACGAGGCCGCGATCCGCGCGGCGGGCGACATCGGATTGCAGCTTCTGGGGATCGGGGCGAACGGACATATCGGGTTCAACGAACCGACCTCCAGCCTCGCCTCCCTGACCCGGGTGAAGACGCTGGCCCGCGCCACCCGCGCGGCCAATGCCCGCTTCTTCTCCGGGTCCGAGGATGTGCCGCGTCTGGCCATCACCATGGGCATCGCGACCATCCTGCGGGCGGAGGAGGTGGTGCTTCTGGCCGTGGGCGAAGCGAAGGCCGAGGCGGTGGCGCGCATGATCGAAGGGCCGGTCTCGGCCTTCTGCCCGGCCTCGGCCCTGCAGACGCATCGGCGGGTGACCGTGATCCTTGACGATGCGGCGGCGGGACAGCTGGCCTTGCGCGACTATTACGAGGATATTCACCCCGGCGGCATGTGA
- a CDS encoding RidA family protein, with the protein MTDSRLVRYDTADPQAGGQRRPFAKAVRAGDYVHVSGQVPTVGGEVVSGGIVAQTEQVIANIKEVLALAGCTLADVIKVTVWLDDPRDFSSFNAVFERHFIDHPPARSTVQSRLMVDAKVEIDALAWKPLDPAP; encoded by the coding sequence ATGACCGACAGCCGCCTTGTTCGCTACGACACCGCCGATCCGCAAGCGGGGGGGCAACGGCGTCCCTTCGCCAAGGCCGTCCGCGCGGGGGATTATGTTCACGTCTCGGGTCAGGTGCCCACCGTGGGGGGCGAGGTCGTGTCCGGCGGCATCGTCGCCCAGACCGAACAGGTCATCGCCAACATCAAGGAGGTTCTGGCATTGGCGGGCTGCACGCTCGCCGATGTGATCAAGGTCACGGTCTGGCTGGACGATCCGCGCGATTTCTCCAGCTTCAACGCCGTGTTCGAACGGCATTTCATCGACCATCCGCCCGCGCGGTCCACGGTGCAATCGCGGCTGATGGTGGATGCCAAGGTGGAGATCGACGCGCTGGCCTGGAAGCCGCTGGACCCCGCGCCGTGA
- a CDS encoding replication initiation protein, whose amino-acid sequence MDKTADIPREKLTGALRRGAVKKHVAAIHVSGKLTLLQRRLSNVLLLNAYDTLVTQPIHRIDARTLCLMIGYNSNDTDTLKAALRGLAETVAEWDMLDAQGRQEWGVSSLLSYAKLKGGVCEYAYSPALAEKLHDPKVFALINLNIQRRFSSGHALALYENCYRFVRTGSTGWWTLDIFRRLMGVADSPYYEVFKQLNAKIIKPAVAEVNKSSNIIITPEIRKMGRTVTEIRFLIEENPQLAILDLDDGEGARRSPVYDRLMKMGASDRLARQWIAEHGEAHVGGQLDYVAGQGGVRNPVRYLSAALKGNFAAPPATAPEVTAPALTARASQLRRIQDLVAARSPTQRDADRRLFQSRLSGTLRDDFERHGWMSALNADAIRAFWQDLYPGAFDE is encoded by the coding sequence ATGGACAAGACCGCCGACATCCCGCGCGAGAAACTGACGGGCGCCCTCCGGCGGGGGGCGGTCAAGAAACACGTGGCGGCCATCCATGTGTCGGGGAAACTGACCTTGCTGCAGCGGCGCTTGTCGAATGTCCTCCTGCTCAACGCCTACGACACCTTGGTCACACAGCCGATCCACCGGATCGACGCGCGCACCCTGTGTCTGATGATCGGCTACAATTCGAACGATACCGATACGTTGAAGGCGGCGCTCCGCGGCCTGGCCGAAACCGTGGCCGAGTGGGATATGCTGGACGCGCAGGGACGGCAGGAATGGGGCGTGTCGAGCCTTTTGAGCTATGCCAAACTGAAGGGCGGGGTCTGCGAATACGCCTATTCCCCCGCGCTCGCCGAAAAGCTGCACGATCCGAAGGTCTTCGCCCTGATCAATCTGAACATTCAGCGGCGGTTCAGCAGCGGGCACGCGCTTGCACTTTATGAAAACTGCTATCGGTTCGTTCGGACGGGCAGCACGGGGTGGTGGACGCTGGATATCTTTCGCCGCCTGATGGGGGTGGCCGACAGCCCCTATTACGAGGTGTTCAAGCAGTTGAACGCCAAGATCATCAAACCGGCCGTGGCCGAGGTGAACAAGAGTTCCAACATCATCATCACGCCGGAAATCCGCAAAATGGGGCGCACGGTGACGGAAATCCGCTTTCTGATCGAGGAGAACCCCCAGCTGGCCATTCTGGATCTGGACGATGGCGAAGGGGCGCGCCGCTCGCCGGTGTATGATCGTCTGATGAAGATGGGCGCGTCGGACCGCCTGGCGCGGCAATGGATCGCGGAGCATGGGGAAGCGCATGTCGGCGGCCAGCTGGACTATGTGGCGGGGCAGGGGGGTGTGCGCAATCCGGTCCGCTATCTTTCCGCGGCCCTGAAGGGCAATTTTGCGGCCCCGCCCGCAACTGCACCGGAGGTGACCGCCCCCGCGCTGACCGCGCGCGCCTCGCAATTGCGCCGTATCCAGGATCTGGTGGCCGCGCGCAGCCCGACCCAGCGGGATGCCGACCGCCGCCTGTTCCAAAGCCGCCTGTCCGGAACGTTGCGCGACGATTTCGAACGCCACGGCTGGATGAGCGCGCTGAACGCCGACGCGATCCGCGCCTTCTGGCAGGATCTCTATCCCGGCGCCTTCGACGAATAG
- a CDS encoding AAA family ATPase has product MSGKPDLPPYFGIDPMEAAGKLAEPIDTARFAKAAAFAARGRDDLARRGYAPDGKKRLRKFSIWEICKYLIPVNPAHLRRVLKANPSLPQGDGEGAAKRFSLEEVLVLRDHFATEGAGWREYKTWRPEGVPAKILAVANFKGGVGKTSTCAHLAMSAALDGYKVLVIDLDSQGSMTSIMGGKVADEWQTAFPLLARDFARNLQQENAVRVAAGQPEFPLDETLTEALKVSPRNLIQETHWPNIDLIGAQLNLYWAEFQIPVWRMQSRGWPLWDALGNALTEAGILDDYDIVLLDTPPALGYLTINALSAADILLVPLGASFLEFDSTGRFFDMIYSTFASIEEGENRARRDAGLPEVGFQWDAVRALITRFDPAQQTDLANVVQAYFGDFMTTFRQEMTAMVGQAGEQVSGIYETDYRNFNRDTYVRGRETFDRTWAEVKEIILGTWWRDMKLAEAEE; this is encoded by the coding sequence ATGAGCGGTAAACCCGATCTCCCTCCCTACTTCGGAATAGACCCGATGGAGGCTGCAGGCAAGCTGGCCGAGCCCATCGATACGGCGCGATTTGCCAAAGCTGCGGCCTTCGCCGCACGCGGGCGGGACGATTTGGCCCGTCGCGGCTACGCGCCCGACGGCAAGAAGCGATTGCGTAAGTTTTCCATCTGGGAAATCTGCAAGTATCTGATCCCGGTCAACCCGGCGCATCTGCGGCGGGTGCTTAAGGCGAACCCCTCCCTGCCCCAAGGCGATGGAGAGGGCGCGGCCAAACGGTTCAGTCTGGAAGAGGTTCTGGTTCTGCGCGATCATTTCGCGACCGAGGGTGCCGGATGGCGCGAGTACAAGACGTGGCGTCCCGAGGGGGTTCCGGCCAAAATTCTTGCGGTGGCGAACTTCAAGGGTGGCGTCGGCAAAACCTCCACCTGCGCACATCTGGCCATGTCTGCGGCGTTGGATGGTTACAAGGTGCTTGTCATCGATCTGGACAGCCAAGGATCCATGACCTCCATCATGGGCGGCAAGGTCGCGGATGAATGGCAGACGGCCTTCCCCCTTCTGGCCCGAGATTTCGCACGGAATCTTCAGCAGGAGAATGCCGTGCGCGTGGCGGCCGGGCAGCCAGAATTCCCGCTGGACGAAACCTTGACGGAGGCGCTGAAGGTTTCGCCGCGAAACCTCATCCAAGAGACGCACTGGCCCAATATCGATCTGATCGGGGCGCAGTTGAATCTGTACTGGGCGGAATTCCAGATCCCGGTCTGGCGTATGCAATCGCGGGGGTGGCCGCTATGGGACGCTTTGGGAAATGCGCTGACCGAGGCCGGCATCTTGGATGACTATGATATCGTATTGCTCGATACGCCCCCGGCCTTGGGATACCTGACGATCAATGCCCTGTCTGCTGCGGACATTCTGTTGGTTCCGCTTGGGGCTTCGTTTCTGGAATTTGATTCCACGGGCCGCTTTTTCGATATGATCTATTCCACCTTCGCGTCCATCGAGGAGGGTGAAAACCGCGCACGGCGCGATGCGGGCCTGCCCGAGGTCGGCTTCCAATGGGATGCCGTCCGCGCGCTGATCACGCGCTTCGATCCGGCGCAACAGACGGACCTTGCAAATGTCGTCCAAGCGTATTTCGGTGATTTCATGACGACCTTCCGGCAGGAGATGACGGCGATGGTCGGGCAAGCGGGAGAACAGGTCTCGGGGATTTACGAAACCGATTATCGCAACTTCAATCGTGACACGTATGTTCGTGGGCGCGAGACGTTCGATCGCACATGGGCCGAGGTGAAGGAGATCATTCTTGGCACCTGGTGGCGGGACATGAAACTGGCAGAGGCGGAGGAGTAA